Proteins encoded together in one Kingella oralis window:
- a CDS encoding B3/B4 domain-containing protein: MTQQFIVDASFWQLFPQAQLAVLILDNINNQGESSPAIKQLLAEANLAAKKHLTAEQLSQNPAVAVWREAYQQFKTKKGVRSSIEALLKRIEQGKGVGSINPLVDIYNAASLTYGLPCGAEDIDTFVGNLKLHITQGGDEFFALGDEENSPTLAGELCYTDNVGAVCRCFNWRDGKRTMITATSRRAFVVLEYPNAGRRADLEAALADIARHAQAELGANVVRQAILTADNPAIDLN, translated from the coding sequence ATGACCCAACAATTCATCGTCGATGCCAGCTTCTGGCAACTGTTCCCGCAAGCCCAGCTCGCCGTGCTGATATTAGACAACATCAACAACCAAGGCGAATCCAGCCCCGCCATCAAACAGCTTTTGGCAGAAGCCAACCTCGCCGCCAAAAAGCATCTCACCGCCGAACAGCTAAGCCAAAACCCCGCCGTTGCCGTGTGGCGGGAAGCCTATCAGCAATTCAAAACCAAAAAAGGCGTGCGCAGCAGCATAGAAGCCCTGCTCAAACGCATAGAGCAAGGCAAAGGCGTAGGCAGCATCAACCCGTTGGTGGACATCTACAACGCCGCTAGCCTCACATACGGCTTGCCCTGCGGCGCGGAAGATATTGACACCTTTGTAGGTAACCTGAAACTGCACATCACCCAAGGCGGCGACGAATTTTTCGCGCTCGGCGACGAAGAAAATTCACCCACACTGGCAGGCGAACTCTGCTACACCGACAATGTAGGCGCAGTGTGCCGCTGCTTCAACTGGCGCGACGGCAAACGCACCATGATTACAGCAACCAGCCGCCGCGCGTTTGTCGTGCTGGAATATCCCAACGCCGGCCGCCGCGCCGATTTGGAAGCCGCGCTTGCCGACATCGCCCGCCACGCGCAAGCCGAACTGGGCGCAAACGTTGTGCGCCAAGCTATTTTGACCGCCGATAATCCCGCGATTGACTTGAATTAA
- a CDS encoding DUF4291 domain-containing protein, with amino-acid sequence MTTPPKQIRAVYTDTTIRVYQAYSDAIADTALAAGRFVSPPFKMERMTWIKPSFLWMMYRAGWGGKDDNQKRILAIDISRSGFEWALHHACLSHPPAGMDSATWQQTKAAHPVRIQWDPERSLKLEPLPHRSIQIGLTGEAVPRYVNEWIQNISEITDVVQEIHALIAQDNLAAAQALLPPERVYPFDWETDFQAA; translated from the coding sequence ATGACCACCCCGCCCAAACAAATCCGCGCCGTGTACACCGACACCACCATCCGCGTCTATCAGGCATACAGCGACGCCATCGCCGATACCGCGCTGGCGGCGGGGCGGTTCGTATCGCCGCCGTTCAAAATGGAACGCATGACGTGGATTAAGCCGTCTTTCTTATGGATGATGTACCGCGCAGGCTGGGGCGGCAAAGACGACAACCAAAAACGCATTCTAGCGATAGACATCAGCCGCAGCGGCTTTGAATGGGCATTGCACCACGCCTGCCTCAGCCACCCGCCCGCCGGCATGGACAGCGCAACATGGCAGCAAACCAAAGCCGCCCACCCCGTGCGCATCCAATGGGACCCCGAACGCAGCCTGAAACTAGAACCGCTGCCACACCGCAGCATCCAAATCGGGCTAACAGGCGAAGCCGTGCCGCGCTATGTCAACGAATGGATACAGAACATCAGCGAAATCACCGATGTGGTGCAAGAAATCCACGCGCTTATCGCCCAAGACAACCTTGCCGCCGCGCAAGCCCTGCTGCCGCCCGAGCGCGTTTACCCCTTTGACTGGGAGACGGATTTTCAGGCAGCCTGA
- the pseI gene encoding pseudaminic acid synthase, with amino-acid sequence MSSQIGSLKTPKHAKISFSFLNIPTMQINHRPIGNNHPPYIIAEMSANHNGSLKTALRIINEAKAAGADAVKIQTYTADTITLPSRAPEFMINGGLWHGQSLHELYQKAHMPWDWHAPLFDYAREIGITIFSSPFDFTAVDLLESLNAPAYKIASFEAIDLPLIRHVAQTGKPMIISTGMADANEIAEAIATAQDNGCTQLVVLHCVSGYPAPAADYNLRTLPDMAARYGTLVGLSDHTLDNTTAIVSVALGACVIEKHFTLDRNGGGADDSFSLEPADLAALCRDSKTAWQALGRVEYGLKSSEQGNAQFRRSLYFVRDMKAGDTIDATCIRSVRPGYGLPPKCYDDLIGKRVTRDIAANTKTSWDCIEAA; translated from the coding sequence TTGTCCTCCCAAATAGGCAGCCTGAAAACCCCCAAACACGCTAAAATCTCATTTTCTTTTCTTAACATTCCCACCATGCAAATCAACCACCGCCCCATCGGCAACAACCACCCCCCCTACATCATCGCCGAAATGTCCGCCAACCATAACGGCAGCCTGAAAACCGCCTTGCGCATCATCAACGAAGCCAAAGCCGCAGGCGCCGATGCCGTCAAAATCCAAACCTACACCGCCGACACCATCACGCTCCCCAGCCGCGCCCCCGAATTCATGATTAACGGCGGGCTGTGGCACGGGCAATCGCTGCACGAGCTCTACCAAAAAGCCCACATGCCGTGGGATTGGCACGCGCCCCTGTTTGACTACGCCCGCGAAATCGGCATCACCATTTTCAGCTCCCCTTTTGACTTCACCGCCGTCGATTTGCTGGAAAGCCTGAACGCCCCCGCCTACAAAATCGCCTCGTTTGAAGCCATCGATTTGCCGCTCATCCGCCACGTCGCCCAAACCGGCAAGCCCATGATTATCTCCACCGGCATGGCGGATGCCAACGAAATCGCCGAAGCCATCGCCACCGCGCAAGACAACGGCTGCACCCAGCTCGTTGTGCTGCATTGCGTGAGCGGCTATCCCGCCCCCGCCGCCGATTACAACCTGCGCACCCTGCCCGATATGGCCGCCCGCTACGGCACACTCGTCGGGCTGTCCGACCACACGCTCGACAACACCACCGCCATCGTCAGCGTTGCCTTGGGCGCATGCGTGATAGAAAAACATTTCACGCTGGATCGCAACGGCGGCGGCGCAGACGACAGCTTCTCGCTAGAACCCGCCGATTTAGCCGCGCTTTGCCGCGACAGCAAAACCGCATGGCAAGCCTTGGGGCGCGTGGAATACGGCTTAAAATCCAGCGAACAAGGCAACGCGCAATTTCGCCGCTCGCTGTATTTCGTGCGCGACATGAAAGCGGGCGACACCATCGACGCAACCTGCATCCGCAGCGTGCGCCCCGGCTACGGCTTGCCGCCCAAGTGTTATGACGACCTAATCGGCAAACGGGTAACGCGCGACATTGCCGCCAACACCAAAACCAGTTGGGATTGCATTGAGGCAGCCTGA
- a CDS encoding helix-turn-helix domain-containing protein has protein sequence MPVGFQEEDFNQIGAVLKQNRRVKRGEFLFHAGETFTSLFAIRTGFFKTAVSTQDGRDQVTGFFMSGELVGTDGICLGKYACDAVALEDSEVCELPFDQIDELSEKIPQLYLHVLRLMSREIVRNQTVMLLLGNMRAEERLAMFLLNLSDRLYVRGFAANDFILRMSREEIGSYLGLKLETVSRTLSKFKQDGLIDVEHKHIRILLPRDLQALVSGCQERREY, from the coding sequence ATGCCCGTTGGGTTTCAGGAGGAGGATTTTAACCAAATTGGCGCTGTGTTGAAACAAAATCGCCGTGTAAAGAGAGGAGAATTCTTATTTCATGCGGGGGAAACGTTCACTTCTTTGTTTGCCATCCGCACGGGGTTTTTCAAAACGGCGGTGAGCACGCAAGACGGGCGCGACCAAGTTACGGGTTTTTTTATGTCGGGCGAATTGGTGGGCACGGACGGGATTTGCTTGGGCAAATATGCTTGCGACGCGGTGGCGCTGGAAGACAGCGAGGTGTGCGAGCTGCCATTTGACCAAATCGACGAGTTGAGCGAGAAAATCCCGCAGCTTTATCTGCACGTTTTGCGCTTGATGAGCCGCGAGATTGTGCGTAACCAAACGGTGATGCTGCTTTTGGGCAATATGCGGGCGGAAGAGCGGCTGGCGATGTTTTTGCTGAATTTGTCGGATCGTTTGTATGTGCGCGGTTTTGCGGCAAACGATTTTATTTTGCGGATGTCGCGCGAGGAAATCGGCAGCTATTTGGGGCTGAAACTGGAAACAGTGAGCCGCACGCTGTCTAAATTCAAGCAAGACGGCTTGATTGATGTGGAGCATAAGCATATCCGTATTTTGTTGCCGCGCGATTTGCAGGCGCTGGTTTCAGGCTGCCAAGAGCGGCGGGAGTATTAG
- the tmk gene encoding dTMP kinase → MLAKFITLDGIDGAGKTTQLNVIRDWFAAQALPVLFTREPGGTPLGEALRALLLNPATQVSLHTETLLMFAARRQHLEDVILPALARGVSVVSDRFTDATFAYQGGGRGLPDGQIEILENWVQGSLKPDLTILLDVPLAVSLQRIERSREKDRFEQEEADFFTRVREAYLRRAAAAPERYAVVDSNRDKAVVRGEIEGVLDGVFGVDKAA, encoded by the coding sequence ATGTTAGCAAAATTTATCACTTTGGACGGCATCGACGGCGCGGGCAAAACCACGCAGTTAAACGTGATTCGCGATTGGTTTGCCGCGCAAGCGCTGCCCGTGCTGTTTACGCGCGAACCGGGCGGCACACCGCTGGGCGAGGCGTTGCGCGCTTTGCTGCTCAACCCCGCCACCCAAGTTTCGCTGCACACGGAAACGCTGCTGATGTTTGCGGCGCGGCGGCAGCATTTGGAGGATGTGATTTTGCCTGCGCTGGCACGGGGTGTGAGCGTGGTGTCCGACCGCTTTACCGATGCCACATTTGCCTACCAAGGCGGCGGGCGCGGTTTGCCCGATGGGCAGATTGAAATATTGGAAAACTGGGTGCAGGGCAGCCTGAAACCCGATTTAACGATTTTGCTGGATGTGCCGCTGGCGGTATCGTTGCAGCGGATTGAGCGCAGCCGCGAGAAAGACCGCTTTGAGCAGGAAGAGGCGGATTTTTTCACGCGCGTGCGCGAGGCGTATTTGCGCCGTGCGGCGGCTGCGCCTGAGCGTTATGCGGTGGTGGATAGCAATCGGGATAAGGCGGTGGTGCGCGGGGAGATTGAAGGGGTGTTGGATGGGGTGTTTGGGGTGGATAAGGCAGCCTGA
- a CDS encoding YdcH family protein, with protein sequence MFPEFRDLISKLKQEDAHFARLFDEHNELDDKIAGLENDPVTSATADAEVAVLKQKKLALKDELYGILKAAAKK encoded by the coding sequence ATGTTCCCAGAATTCCGCGACCTAATCAGCAAATTGAAACAAGAAGACGCACACTTCGCCCGCTTGTTTGACGAGCACAACGAGCTGGACGACAAAATCGCCGGCTTGGAAAACGACCCCGTTACCAGCGCCACCGCCGATGCCGAAGTGGCTGTGTTGAAACAGAAAAAATTGGCGCTGAAAGACGAGCTGTACGGCATTTTGAAAGCCGCCGCGAAGAAATAA
- a CDS encoding lysophospholipid acyltransferase family protein produces the protein MPQKAPIRKRIARIFKLLIWLYHTGRNLRRLDHATDEQRAATLRHMGQSCLDTLGIQTHVEAPNGNQAQHGLLIAANHVSWLDIFVITALYPASFIAMQELKNWPIIGKMVTNAGTVYIDRSNRKDINIINAAISRVLEANGNVCFFPEARTTLGNGMLPLKAALFQAALDSNAPVQPIAMRYYNANERTTAVSFANANLFQSLWRIVSIEQINVKVTIAAPLLPRDLPENDRFLLKDKVEQALLPIVLSDSPNPEQVMP, from the coding sequence ATGCCCCAAAAAGCCCCCATCCGCAAACGCATCGCCCGTATTTTCAAACTCCTGATTTGGCTCTACCACACAGGACGCAACCTGCGCCGGCTTGACCACGCCACCGACGAACAACGCGCCGCCACCCTGCGCCACATGGGGCAAAGCTGCCTGGACACACTCGGCATCCAAACCCACGTTGAAGCCCCCAACGGCAACCAAGCGCAACACGGTCTGCTTATCGCCGCCAACCACGTCTCATGGCTGGACATCTTCGTGATTACCGCCCTCTATCCCGCCAGCTTCATCGCCATGCAAGAGCTCAAAAACTGGCCCATTATCGGCAAAATGGTAACCAACGCAGGCACGGTGTATATAGACCGCAGCAACCGCAAAGACATCAACATTATCAACGCCGCCATCTCCCGCGTGTTGGAAGCCAACGGCAACGTCTGCTTCTTCCCCGAAGCCCGCACCACGCTGGGCAACGGTATGCTCCCACTCAAAGCCGCCCTGTTTCAGGCTGCCCTAGACAGCAACGCCCCCGTGCAGCCCATCGCCATGCGCTACTACAATGCCAACGAGCGCACCACCGCCGTATCGTTTGCCAACGCCAACCTGTTCCAATCGCTGTGGCGCATCGTTTCCATAGAACAAATCAACGTCAAAGTAACCATCGCCGCGCCGCTGCTGCCCCGCGATTTGCCCGAAAACGACCGCTTTTTGCTCAAAGACAAAGTGGAACAAGCCCTGCTGCCGATTGTGTTGTCCGATAGCCCCAATCCCGAGCAAGTGATGCCGTAA
- a CDS encoding alanine/glycine:cation symporter family protein gives MYNKDIACFSQDGLVNAVHCAVNTVSEPLWAWLLWLLLGVGVFFSVTTGLVQFRLFGRSLKEISGSRQDPNDPHGITSFQAFVTGLASRVGTGNIAGVAIAISMGGAGAVFWMWLVALIGMASAFAESSLAQLYKVRDKKTGLFRGGPAYYIAHGLNLHWLSVLFSVSLIVCFGFVYQSIQANTIVQAVQSAANMTAEDGVSAEVWNTYKHAIGAVLVLLAAPIIFGGVRRVAKVAEGVVPLMSVVYLLVALYVMIVNAGEIPRVLGLIFQDAFNSKAVGGGLLGGIVSQAMMYGIKRGLYSNEAGQGSAPNAAAAADVKHPVSQGLIQMLGVFIDTIVVCSCTAFIILLSNVPMNTELSGIQLTQAALESQIGGWAQQFLAVVLFLFAFTTIIGNYAYAETNVKYLHGNRFVLLVFRLLMLGFVYFGAVAEMPVVWDMGDLTMGVMALINLIAIVLMYKTVLLLLKDYSVKVRRGIKEPEFKLSEHPVLKRKIKSNIW, from the coding sequence ATGTATAACAAAGATATTGCTTGCTTTTCGCAAGATGGGTTGGTGAACGCCGTGCATTGCGCGGTGAACACCGTTAGCGAGCCGCTTTGGGCGTGGCTGTTGTGGCTGCTGTTGGGCGTGGGCGTGTTTTTCAGCGTTACCACGGGCTTGGTGCAGTTTCGCCTGTTTGGACGCAGCCTGAAAGAGATTTCAGGCAGCCGCCAAGACCCGAACGACCCGCACGGGATTACTTCGTTCCAAGCGTTTGTAACGGGGCTGGCGAGCCGCGTGGGCACGGGCAACATTGCGGGCGTGGCGATTGCCATTTCCATGGGCGGCGCGGGCGCGGTGTTTTGGATGTGGCTGGTGGCGCTGATTGGCATGGCTTCGGCGTTTGCAGAATCATCGTTGGCGCAGCTGTATAAAGTGCGCGATAAGAAAACGGGCTTGTTTCGCGGCGGGCCGGCGTATTACATCGCGCACGGGCTGAACCTGCATTGGCTCTCGGTGCTGTTTTCGGTGAGCCTGATTGTGTGTTTTGGCTTTGTGTACCAATCCATCCAAGCCAATACTATTGTGCAGGCGGTGCAATCGGCGGCGAATATGACGGCGGAAGACGGCGTGTCGGCAGAAGTTTGGAACACTTATAAACACGCCATCGGCGCGGTGTTGGTGTTGCTGGCGGCGCCGATTATCTTTGGCGGCGTGCGGCGCGTGGCGAAGGTGGCAGAAGGCGTTGTGCCGCTGATGTCGGTGGTTTATTTGCTGGTAGCGCTGTATGTGATGATTGTGAACGCGGGCGAGATTCCGCGCGTGTTGGGCTTGATTTTTCAGGATGCGTTTAACAGCAAGGCGGTGGGCGGCGGCTTGCTGGGCGGCATCGTGTCGCAAGCAATGATGTACGGCATCAAGCGCGGCTTGTATTCCAACGAAGCGGGGCAGGGCTCTGCGCCCAATGCCGCGGCGGCGGCGGATGTGAAGCATCCCGTGTCACAAGGTTTGATTCAAATGCTGGGCGTGTTTATTGACACGATTGTGGTGTGTTCTTGCACGGCGTTTATCATTTTGCTGTCTAACGTGCCGATGAACACGGAGCTAAGCGGCATCCAGCTCACGCAAGCGGCGTTGGAAAGCCAAATTGGCGGCTGGGCGCAGCAATTTTTGGCGGTGGTGCTGTTTTTGTTTGCCTTCACCACGATTATTGGTAACTATGCCTATGCCGAAACCAATGTGAAATATTTGCACGGCAACCGCTTTGTGTTGCTGGTGTTCCGTTTGCTGATGCTGGGTTTTGTGTATTTTGGCGCGGTGGCGGAGATGCCTGTGGTGTGGGATATGGGTGATTTGACCATGGGCGTGATGGCGTTGATTAACCTGATTGCGATTGTGCTGATGTATAAAACGGTGTTGTTGCTGCTGAAAGATTACAGCGTGAAAGTGCGCCGCGGCATTAAAGAGCCTGAGTTTAAGCTGTCGGAGCATCCTGTGTTGAAACGGAAGATTAAGTCTAATATTTGGTGA
- the pseC gene encoding UDP-4-amino-4,6-dideoxy-N-acetyl-beta-L-altrosamine transaminase: MIPYGRQTISQDDIDAVVSVLQSDFLTQGPQVPAFEGSLKSYCGAAHAVAVNSATSALHIACLALGLKPGDIVWTTPITFVASANCALYCGATVDFVDIDPATLNLSIPALEAKLRQAQVSGCLPKIVIPVHLCGEPCDMAALHQLAQQYGFKIIEDASHAIGASYRGGKVGNCRYSDITVFSFHPVKIITTAEGGACLTNHAELAEKMALLRSHGITRNPAEMHGEPDGAWFYQQIDLGYNYRMTELQAALGVSQMTRLDEFVARRHALAERYDTLLADLPLTLPYRHPDNRSALHLYPVQIQPENMQPESGKTRRQIFDYLRSHGIGANVHYIPVHTQPYYRQRFGFQQGDFPAAEAYYARAISLPLYFDLSEAEQDTVVATLKQAFQAA; encoded by the coding sequence ATGATTCCCTACGGCCGCCAAACCATTTCACAAGACGACATCGACGCCGTCGTTTCCGTGCTCCAATCCGACTTTCTCACCCAAGGGCCGCAGGTGCCTGCCTTTGAAGGCAGCCTGAAAAGCTATTGCGGCGCCGCGCACGCCGTTGCCGTGAACAGCGCCACGTCCGCCCTGCACATCGCCTGCCTCGCGCTCGGCTTAAAACCGGGCGACATCGTATGGACCACGCCCATCACCTTCGTCGCCAGCGCCAACTGCGCCCTCTACTGCGGCGCAACGGTGGATTTTGTGGACATCGACCCCGCCACGCTTAACCTCTCCATCCCTGCACTAGAAGCCAAACTGCGCCAAGCCCAAGTTTCAGGCTGCCTGCCCAAAATCGTCATCCCCGTGCACCTGTGCGGCGAACCCTGCGACATGGCCGCCCTGCACCAACTCGCCCAACAATACGGCTTCAAAATCATCGAAGACGCCTCTCACGCCATCGGCGCCAGCTACCGCGGCGGCAAAGTCGGCAACTGCCGATACAGCGACATCACCGTATTCAGCTTCCACCCCGTTAAAATCATCACCACCGCCGAAGGCGGCGCCTGCCTCACCAACCACGCCGAACTCGCCGAGAAAATGGCGCTGTTACGCAGCCACGGCATCACCCGCAATCCCGCCGAAATGCACGGCGAACCCGACGGCGCATGGTTCTACCAACAAATAGACCTCGGCTACAACTACCGCATGACCGAGCTACAAGCCGCCCTCGGCGTGAGCCAGATGACGCGGCTGGACGAATTTGTTGCCCGCCGCCACGCGCTCGCCGAGCGCTACGACACCCTGCTCGCCGACCTGCCCCTTACCCTGCCCTACCGCCATCCCGACAACCGCTCCGCCCTGCATCTCTACCCCGTCCAAATACAACCTGAAAATATGCAGCCTGAAAGCGGCAAAACGCGCCGGCAAATATTCGACTACCTGCGAAGCCACGGCATCGGCGCAAATGTGCACTACATCCCCGTGCACACCCAGCCCTATTACCGCCAACGCTTCGGCTTTCAGCAAGGCGACTTCCCCGCCGCCGAAGCCTACTACGCCCGCGCCATCAGCCTGCCGCTGTATTTTGACCTTAGCGAAGCCGAGCAAGACACCGTGGTCGCCACGCTCAAACAAGCGTTTCAGGCTGCCTGA
- a CDS encoding DUF2167 domain-containing protein, which produces MNQFNQKKLAGAVLCALLALSSAAGIAANQSDNEPNTAGQSQLEKSAQEAARKHANRTKQANNGKQAEKAASKPAEENGVDEDTIKGPATIPLGAEGSLKLPAGMLFIKKEAANALMVEHGNSSNPNRYGLILPEVKEGEDVTWWVDLDYVDSGYIKDDDAKEWDTEAMLNELKAGNEEQNKVRKSKGIAETETRGWIEKPQYDAATHRLIWSIDVYEKGGKDENPAVNYNTFQLGRKGYISLTLVTDLKEIDKMKPVARELLSNIEFNQGLRYADFNATTDKVAEYGLAALIGGVAAKKLGLLAVIGAFFVKFGKIIALAAVGLGAGLKGRFGRKKDK; this is translated from the coding sequence ATGAATCAGTTTAATCAGAAAAAATTGGCTGGCGCGGTTTTGTGTGCGCTGTTGGCGTTGTCTTCGGCTGCGGGAATTGCGGCGAATCAGTCTGACAACGAGCCGAATACGGCGGGGCAATCGCAGTTGGAAAAAAGTGCCCAAGAGGCGGCGCGTAAGCATGCCAACCGAACCAAACAGGCGAATAACGGCAAGCAAGCCGAAAAAGCCGCCTCCAAGCCAGCCGAAGAAAACGGCGTGGATGAGGACACCATCAAAGGCCCCGCCACCATCCCTTTGGGCGCAGAAGGCAGCCTGAAACTGCCTGCGGGGATGTTGTTCATCAAAAAAGAGGCGGCGAATGCGCTGATGGTGGAACATGGCAACAGTTCTAATCCCAACCGCTATGGCTTGATATTGCCCGAGGTGAAAGAGGGCGAGGATGTTACTTGGTGGGTGGATTTGGATTATGTGGATTCGGGCTATATTAAAGACGATGACGCGAAAGAATGGGACACGGAAGCGATGCTCAACGAGCTTAAAGCGGGCAACGAAGAGCAAAATAAAGTGCGAAAATCCAAAGGGATAGCGGAAACGGAAACGCGCGGCTGGATTGAAAAACCGCAGTATGACGCGGCGACGCATCGTTTGATTTGGTCTATTGATGTGTATGAAAAAGGCGGCAAGGATGAAAACCCTGCGGTGAACTACAATACGTTTCAACTCGGCAGAAAGGGCTACATCAGCCTTACGCTGGTTACGGATTTGAAAGAAATTGACAAGATGAAACCTGTGGCGCGCGAGCTGTTGAGTAATATTGAGTTCAACCAAGGCTTGCGCTATGCGGACTTTAACGCAACCACCGATAAGGTGGCGGAATATGGTTTGGCGGCGTTGATTGGCGGCGTGGCGGCGAAAAAGCTGGGCTTGCTGGCGGTGATTGGCGCGTTTTTTGTGAAGTTTGGCAAGATTATTGCGCTGGCAGCGGTGGGCTTGGGCGCGGGGTTGAAGGGGCGGTTTGGGCGGAAGAAGGATAAGTAA
- the hemN gene encoding oxygen-independent coproporphyrinogen III oxidase has translation MKTITIAPHTPTLFDFDRELIASLPASGPRYTSYPTADRFHDGFRQPEYVSVLENTLSGSLKPVSLYVHIPFCNVICYYCGCNKVITKDTSKADEYLTYLEKEMALLAPHLHGRHKLAQLHFGGGTPTFLSDAQLERVFRMIREHFELLPDGEYSIEIDPRKVSRESVFKLGELGFNRMSVGIQDFDPKVQAAVNRIQTVEETREVIEAAREAGFKSISVDLIYGLPHQSVASIKPTLETVLSLSPDRLALYHYAHLPHIFKPQRRIDTNAVPSSEEKLDILQYAVKLLDERGYVFIGMDHFAKPEDELAIALREGRLQRNFQGYSTYADCDLVAIGVSSIGKIGNTYSQNQRDLNDYYADLDAGKLPVMRGYELNADDVMRRQIIQDLMCRFALELADYQADFADYFAEEIPDLQRIAALGLIEWQPETGSLKVTPKGRFLIRNIAMIFDYYLRHKETKAKYSQTV, from the coding sequence ATGAAAACCATCACCATCGCACCACACACACCCACGCTGTTTGACTTTGACCGCGAACTCATCGCCAGCCTGCCCGCCAGCGGGCCGCGCTACACCTCCTATCCCACCGCCGACCGCTTCCATGACGGTTTCAGGCAGCCTGAATACGTTTCCGTGCTGGAAAACACGCTTTCAGGCAGCCTGAAACCCGTTTCGCTTTATGTCCACATCCCGTTTTGCAACGTGATTTGCTATTACTGCGGCTGCAACAAAGTCATCACCAAAGACACCAGCAAAGCCGACGAATACTTAACCTATCTGGAAAAAGAAATGGCGCTGCTCGCCCCGCATTTGCACGGCAGGCACAAACTTGCCCAGCTTCATTTCGGCGGCGGCACGCCCACGTTTTTGAGCGACGCGCAGTTGGAGCGCGTGTTCCGCATGATACGCGAGCATTTTGAATTGCTGCCCGACGGCGAATATTCCATTGAAATCGACCCGCGCAAGGTGAGCCGCGAAAGCGTGTTCAAACTGGGCGAACTGGGCTTTAACCGCATGAGCGTGGGCATTCAAGATTTTGACCCCAAAGTTCAGGCTGCCGTAAACCGCATCCAAACGGTGGAAGAAACGCGCGAAGTGATTGAAGCGGCGCGCGAAGCGGGGTTCAAATCCATCAGCGTGGATTTGATTTACGGGCTGCCGCATCAATCGGTGGCAAGCATCAAGCCCACGCTGGAAACCGTGCTCTCGCTGTCGCCCGACCGCCTTGCGCTGTATCACTACGCGCATCTGCCGCATATTTTCAAGCCGCAGCGGCGCATTGACACCAACGCCGTGCCATCAAGCGAAGAAAAATTGGATATTTTGCAATACGCGGTGAAGCTGTTGGACGAGCGCGGCTATGTGTTTATCGGCATGGATCATTTTGCCAAACCCGAAGACGAACTGGCGATTGCGTTGCGCGAAGGGCGTTTGCAGCGCAATTTCCAAGGCTATTCCACTTATGCCGATTGCGATTTGGTGGCGATTGGCGTGAGCAGCATCGGCAAAATTGGCAACACATACAGCCAAAACCAGCGCGATTTAAACGATTACTACGCCGATTTGGACGCGGGCAAACTGCCCGTGATGCGCGGCTATGAACTGAATGCTGATGACGTGATGCGCCGCCAAATTATCCAAGATTTGATGTGCCGCTTTGCGCTGGAACTGGCGGATTACCAAGCCGATTTTGCCGATTACTTTGCCGAGGAAATCCCCGATTTGCAACGCATCGCCGCGCTGGGCTTGATTGAATGGCAGCCTGAAACGGGCAGCCTGAAAGTTACCCCGAAAGGGCGTTTTTTGATTCGCAACATCGCCATGATTTTTGATTACTACTTGCGGCATAAGGAAACCAAAGCCAAGTATTCGCAGACGGTTTAA